From Palaemon carinicauda isolate YSFRI2023 chromosome 29, ASM3689809v2, whole genome shotgun sequence, one genomic window encodes:
- the LOC137622674 gene encoding uncharacterized protein, which translates to MVVTSVEKMPMVVTSVEKMPMVVTSVEKMPMVVTSVEKILMVVTSVEKMPMVVTSVEKMPMVVTSVEKMPMVVTSVEKILMVVTSVEKMPMVVTSVEKMPMVVTSVEKMPMVVTSVEKILMVVTSVEKMPMVVTSVEKIPMVVTSVEKMPMVVTSVEKILMVVTSVEKMPMVVTSVEKILMVVTSVEKIANGCN; encoded by the coding sequence ATGGTTGTAACTAGTGTAGAGAAGATGCCAATGGTTGTAACTAGTGTAGAGAAGATGCCAATGGTTGTAACTAGTGTAGAGAAGATGCCAATGGTTGTAACTAGTGTAGAGAAGATTCTAATGGTTGTAACTAGTGTAGAGAAGATGCCAATGGTTGTAACTAGTGTAGAGAAGATGCCAATGGTTGTAACTAGTGTAGAGAAGATGCCAATGGTTGTAACTAGTGTAGAGAAGATTCTAATGGTTGTAACTAGTGTAGAGAAGATGCCAATGGTTGTAACTAGTGTAGAGAAGATGCCAATGGTTGTAACTAGTGTAGAGAAGATGCCAATGGTTGTAACTAGTGTAGAGAAGATTCTAATGGTTGTAACTAGTGTAGAGAAGATGCCAATGGTTGTAACTAGTGTAGAGAAGATTCCAATGGTTGTAACTAGTGTAGAGAAGATGCCAATGGTTGTAACTAGTGTAGAGAAGATTCTAATGGTTGTAACTAGTGTAGAGAAGATGCCAATGGTTGTAACTAGTGTAGAGAAGATTCTAATGGTTGTAACTAGTGTAGAGAAGATTGCCAATGGTTGTAACTAG